The Nostoc sp. 'Peltigera membranacea cyanobiont' N6 genome contains the following window.
CATTTTTTTGTCTGTATTTGCCGCTGCCCTATCCAATTCTGCAATTTCACTGACATTTAATTGCCAACCTAACGCACCAATATTCTCCCTCGCCTGTTCCACACTCTTTGCTCCAGGGATGGGAATGGTTCCTTTAGAGATGCACCAATTAATTGCTACCTGTGACATGGTTTTGTTTCTGAACTGTGCCACCTCTTGCAAACATAGCAGAAGCGATTTGGTGCCAGAAGGCGCTTCGTGTCTACGCATTCCCGTTAATATCTGCCTAAATAACAAACCTCGGATACCTTTGGGTAAAGGGCCTTGCTCAGAGTATTTTCCTGTCAGTAGTCCTAAAGCTAGAGGGCTGTAGGCAATCAATTTAATTCCCAACTCATCACAAAGGTCTTTCAGTCCCAATTGGGTGACAGGATATGTAGACAATAAAGAGTATTGAACTTGCAGACTAGTAATAGGAACGCCTCGTTCTGCAAACTTTTTTTGCACTTGTTTGAGCCGTTTAGGCCCATAGTTAGATAGCCCCACTCCTTTAACTAGTCCTTGCTCATACAAATCGGCAAGACCATCTAACAGCCCTCTCTCTTGCCAAGGAGCATAATTTGCTGTTGACCAGTGCATTTGTACCAAATCTACGTTTTTCCCCAGGCGTTGGGCAGATGACTTGCAAGCCCTTACCATTGAGTTGCGTGTCCATCTCCACGGGTAAGCAGCAAGTTTAGTCGCAATACAAATATTTTCTTTGTTTGAACCTACATATTCTTGGTTAAATCGTCCCAGCAGTAACTCACTTCGACCATTCAATCTCCCAGTTCCGTAAGAATCACCCGTATCAAATAAAGTCACACCGTTGTTTACGCAAAGGTTAAACACCGCTTGCAACTGGTCATCCATACTTTCGTCATATCCCCAAAGCAGTTGGTTGCCCCAGGCCCAAGTCCCGCAGCCCATACTTGGAAGGGAGAGTTTTTGGAGAGTCTGCATCTTTGCTCTCTGTAGATTGCTTTATTAATTATCAGGTATATAGCAGGTATTAATACGCGAGTTGTATGATTAGCAGGCAAATGAAGAGAACCTTCTAGCACTCGTGCATCGTTAACTATTTTGGTTTAAAAGTTTACAAAAGTTAGGGACGTTCTCTAAAGTAGTCTCGCTACTTTAATTATTGGGCAAACAAAGCCCAAGCACATATATTTTTAGTCGGTTACTAAAAGCAACTTAAGCACCAACCATTAGGATATTGTCGAATTTGCAAGAAGCCAAGCTTTCTGAGTCCAGGCATTATTTAATAACCCAACCTCTGGCACTTTGAATTCAAACAAATGAGGTGGTGATTGTAGCAATAAGGACGAACCTTTATCATGAGCCTCAACTAAGTTAACTATCCAGGGAAGAAAGTCTAAAATTTCTTTTGGTAGTACAGTTAACTCGAAATCCCACACTAAATTAAGACCGCGACAGACTTGTCCTTTTCTGAATGTCGCCACTCTCCCAGCACTCTTATTTATAGCTAGTCGAAGAATGAATGGGCGGAGGGGGACAAATTCATCAGGTGCTGTATAAGCATATACATTTACATAGTTCAGTCTTTCCCTACGATCCATCCAAGATGCGATCGGTGAATTACTACTATAAGATGTACCAGTTATGCTCACCGGCATATTCATAGTAGCAGCAAAGTTACAGTAAAACTTATGCCTTAGTTCGCTAACAATATGTTTAGCTTCTGGGTTCATGGTTGCTACACTTATAAAAAACTATACCTACGGTAAGCTATGCGTTAGCATAACTTCATAAAAGAAATTTATAATCAATAATCAATTGCAGAAACTTCTCTTACGCCAGTCAATAAAAGCAAAAAAGGCAGACGCTTTATCTGCCCTCAAGACCTTAGAGTTAAACTCTTACTTTTAGACCTTAATAGCGGCGAGAGGAACCACCATCACCACCTCGTCTACCGCCAGAGGAACCTCCATCAGTCTTGGGTTTAGCTTTATTAACTTTTAAGCTCCGACCCATCCACTCAGCATTATCAAGGGCTTCAATTGCTGCTGTTTCTTGTGCGTCTGATTCCATTTCTACAAAGCCGAAACCTCTCATTCGACCTGTTTCTCGGTCGATAGGCAATTGAACATTTTTTACCGTTCCGTATTCTGCAAAAACGTGCCGGAGGTCATCTTCTTTAACCTCGTAAGATAGATTACCGACGTAAATTGACATATAATGTCTCCAGAATCAGAGGGTGTAGAGATTTAGATGCGGAGAGGTCTGTAATACAAGTATATATAAAAACAAACTACACAGCCGAATTTAATCTTCTATGCATACTTTATCATAAATTGAAAACTTATGTTCATAAGTAACATTATACTTATCTGTTGAGTTAAATATTCCGACAGTTGACGAAATTATTTTAAAATCAACCTACCAGCGATCGCACGAAATTTGAGGTAACAAAAAAATTCAATTACTGACTGATTTCTCTTCCAATAATACTAGTACTTTTTAAATTTTATTGGCTCAATATTTCGAGAGAGGGTAATTAAATAAAACCAGTGCGATCGCTTGTAACGTAAAATTAGTTTTCATCCGGCTTTTGCTCACACCTTGACACCCATGTATTGCGACTACCTCATCCAAATCCTGACTGCCCGTGTATATGATGTTGCCCAGGAAACACCACTGGAGTATGCGCCAAATTTGTCTGCGCGGCTAAATAATCAACTCCTGTTGAAACGTGAGGATATGCAGTCAGTATTTTCCTTTAAACTGCGGGGTGCTTATAACAAGATGGTGCAACTACCACCAGATGTATTGGCGCAGGGTGTAATTGCAGCATCTGCGGGGAACCACGCTCAAGGAGTTGCCCTTGCAGCTAATCGCTTGGGAACCAAAGCGATTATCGTCATGCCAGTAACCACACCCCAAGTCAA
Protein-coding sequences here:
- a CDS encoding aldo/keto reductase, with translation MQTLQKLSLPSMGCGTWAWGNQLLWGYDESMDDQLQAVFNLCVNNGVTLFDTGDSYGTGRLNGRSELLLGRFNQEYVGSNKENICIATKLAAYPWRWTRNSMVRACKSSAQRLGKNVDLVQMHWSTANYAPWQERGLLDGLADLYEQGLVKGVGLSNYGPKRLKQVQKKFAERGVPITSLQVQYSLLSTYPVTQLGLKDLCDELGIKLIAYSPLALGLLTGKYSEQGPLPKGIRGLLFRQILTGMRRHEAPSGTKSLLLCLQEVAQFRNKTMSQVAINWCISKGTIPIPGAKSVEQARENIGALGWQLNVSEIAELDRAAANTDKKMVQNIFQTK
- a CDS encoding RNA recognition motif domain-containing protein; translated protein: MSIYVGNLSYEVKEDDLRHVFAEYGTVKNVQLPIDRETGRMRGFGFVEMESDAQETAAIEALDNAEWMGRSLKVNKAKPKTDGGSSGGRRGGDGGSSRRY